Proteins encoded in a region of the Sterolibacterium denitrificans genome:
- a CDS encoding molybdopterin-dependent oxidoreductase → MTTASPAQPNPARRRFLILAGKTTVAGIAAAATGLPGCNRMPLQHFHGTVDGRFDLGPRTTPKLNNWQDLYRQRWTWDKVAKGSHGWANCRSACEWDLYVKDGVVVREEQSATYEASEPGIPDFNPRGCQKGACYTEVMYGPSRTTVPLKRVGPRGSGKWEKISWEQALREIAVKTVDAAEKWGTDTIYQDLGPNFDFGPSTGGRFKFQFQVGGLFADNWAEIGDLNIGANIALGAAHVGGSSDEWFLSDFIVVWMMNPSVTQIPDAHFLYEARYNGTELCVVDPQYSATAIHADQWLPLESGTDAALGLAVARHLFEVNAIDLPYVREQTDLPLLARLDTGRFLREEDLKDGGSPDQLYMWHPQQNAPVPAPGCTGNHTRKLTLDFEPPIDGQWTIKLKDGEEVAVVPIGAMLKEHLEPWTFEHAAQITGLHVDQISKFAEGWARAERPMVLSSWGSNRYVHSDLMNRSKLLCLMLKGALGKKGAGYQSCGWVDLDGFGNVVQMEKEGLTGRIGAMFNALSPKELFDAILDIAMRRKTEAEVALEGERNYLTKKLCYSDVVNTNFTSPEYRAALDREERDMFPRSLESYYQEAKRKQWSPGLPRKSTPKIFFTGGSNLLRRNNLPQYLKAHVWDDMECIVDINPKYAYTGTQADYILPAAGWYEKTGIKYTMSYIPYLHYCDAAVPPLAESKGEWEIFWLLTQEMERYAREKNQPVLDGCGRGEIDLKTLHRRYTNQGALGQHDEDKVMAEILKSSATKGMTIEGLRQTGIAKYTATGNDVQVTALHNPDWKGEGVLTTLTRFTMRKEPWPTYSGRITSFLDHPWFIEMREQFPIHKDSPRAGGDYPFIFVSCHARWSIHSTWRDTPMMLRLQRGEPLVYLNPTDAAKIGVKDFEYVEIYNNYGSIRMRLKVTAMVRPGVAYYYHAWEPHQFPNHESYKNLIPGLVKPLHMAGDYGQINQGMNHWQPGSAVQDTRIGIRPWHGQETKVRPVAKQATVAPQPQA, encoded by the coding sequence ATGACCACAGCCAGCCCAGCGCAACCGAATCCGGCACGGCGACGCTTTCTCATTCTTGCCGGCAAAACGACGGTGGCCGGCATCGCCGCGGCGGCAACCGGCCTTCCCGGCTGCAACCGCATGCCGCTGCAACATTTTCACGGTACGGTGGATGGCCGTTTCGACCTCGGCCCGCGCACCACGCCCAAACTGAACAACTGGCAGGATCTCTACCGCCAGCGCTGGACCTGGGACAAGGTGGCCAAAGGTTCGCACGGCTGGGCCAACTGCCGCTCGGCCTGCGAGTGGGATCTCTACGTCAAGGACGGCGTGGTGGTGCGCGAGGAGCAATCCGCCACCTACGAGGCTTCGGAACCGGGCATTCCCGACTTCAATCCGCGCGGCTGCCAGAAGGGTGCGTGTTATACGGAAGTGATGTACGGGCCGTCGCGCACCACCGTGCCGCTGAAGCGCGTCGGCCCGCGTGGTTCCGGCAAGTGGGAAAAAATTTCCTGGGAACAGGCGCTGAGGGAAATTGCCGTCAAGACCGTCGATGCCGCCGAAAAATGGGGCACCGACACGATCTATCAGGATCTCGGCCCCAATTTCGATTTCGGCCCGAGCACCGGCGGCCGCTTCAAGTTCCAGTTCCAGGTCGGCGGCCTGTTCGCCGACAACTGGGCCGAGATCGGCGATCTTAACATCGGCGCCAACATCGCGCTGGGCGCGGCCCACGTCGGCGGCTCCTCGGACGAATGGTTTCTCTCCGACTTCATCGTGGTCTGGATGATGAATCCTTCGGTGACCCAGATTCCAGATGCGCACTTTCTCTATGAAGCGCGCTACAACGGTACCGAACTGTGCGTCGTCGATCCGCAGTATTCGGCTACGGCAATCCATGCCGACCAGTGGCTGCCGCTCGAATCCGGCACCGATGCGGCGCTGGGCCTGGCCGTCGCCCGCCACTTGTTCGAGGTAAATGCCATCGACCTGCCCTACGTGCGCGAGCAGACCGACCTGCCGCTGCTGGCCCGCCTGGATACCGGCCGCTTCCTGCGCGAGGAAGATCTCAAGGACGGTGGCAGTCCGGATCAGCTCTACATGTGGCATCCGCAGCAAAACGCGCCGGTGCCTGCGCCGGGCTGCACCGGCAACCATACGCGCAAGCTGACGCTGGATTTCGAGCCGCCGATCGACGGCCAGTGGACGATCAAGCTCAAGGATGGCGAGGAAGTCGCCGTGGTGCCCATCGGCGCCATGCTCAAGGAACACCTGGAACCCTGGACCTTCGAGCACGCCGCGCAGATCACCGGCCTGCACGTCGACCAGATCAGCAAGTTCGCCGAAGGCTGGGCCAGGGCCGAGCGGCCGATGGTGCTCTCGTCATGGGGCTCGAACCGCTATGTCCATTCCGACCTGATGAACCGCTCCAAGCTGCTGTGCCTGATGCTCAAGGGCGCGCTCGGCAAGAAGGGCGCGGGCTACCAGTCCTGCGGCTGGGTCGATCTCGACGGCTTCGGCAACGTCGTGCAGATGGAGAAGGAAGGTCTCACCGGGCGCATCGGCGCAATGTTCAACGCGCTGTCGCCGAAGGAATTGTTCGATGCCATTCTCGACATCGCCATGCGGCGCAAGACCGAAGCCGAAGTCGCGCTCGAAGGCGAACGCAATTATCTGACCAAGAAACTTTGCTATTCGGACGTGGTGAACACCAATTTCACCTCGCCCGAATACCGCGCCGCGCTCGACCGCGAAGAGCGCGACATGTTCCCGCGCTCACTGGAAAGCTACTACCAGGAAGCGAAACGGAAGCAGTGGTCGCCCGGCCTGCCGCGCAAGTCCACGCCGAAGATTTTCTTCACCGGCGGCTCCAATCTCCTGCGCCGCAACAACCTGCCGCAATACCTGAAGGCGCATGTCTGGGACGACATGGAGTGCATCGTCGACATCAACCCGAAATACGCCTACACCGGCACCCAGGCCGACTACATCCTGCCGGCGGCCGGCTGGTACGAGAAGACCGGCATCAAGTACACCATGTCCTACATTCCCTACCTGCACTACTGCGATGCGGCCGTGCCGCCGCTGGCCGAATCAAAGGGCGAGTGGGAAATCTTCTGGCTGCTGACGCAGGAGATGGAACGCTACGCCAGGGAGAAGAACCAGCCCGTGCTCGACGGCTGCGGACGCGGCGAAATCGACCTGAAGACGCTGCATCGCCGCTACACCAACCAGGGCGCGCTCGGTCAGCACGACGAAGACAAGGTGATGGCCGAAATCCTCAAGAGCAGTGCCACCAAGGGCATGACCATCGAAGGACTCAGGCAGACCGGCATCGCCAAGTACACCGCCACCGGCAACGACGTCCAGGTGACCGCCCTGCACAACCCGGACTGGAAGGGCGAAGGCGTGCTCACCACGCTGACCCGCTTCACGATGCGCAAGGAACCCTGGCCGACCTACAGCGGCCGCATCACCAGCTTTCTCGATCACCCGTGGTTCATCGAGATGCGCGAACAGTTTCCCATCCACAAGGACAGTCCCAGGGCCGGCGGCGACTATCCGTTCATCTTCGTCAGTTGCCATGCGCGCTGGTCGATCCACTCGACCTGGCGCGATACGCCGATGATGCTGCGCCTGCAGCGCGGCGAGCCGCTGGTGTATCTGAATCCCACCGATGCCGCGAAGATCGGCGTCAAGGATTTCGAATACGTCGAGATCTACAACAACTACGGCTCGATCCGCATGCGCCTGAAAGTCACGGCGATGGTGCGTCCGGGCGTGGCCTACTACTACCACGCCTGGGAACCGCACCAGTTCCCGAATCACGAGTCCTACAAGAACCTGATCCCAGGTCTCGTCAAGCCGCTGCACATGGCCGGCGACTATGGCCAGATCAATCAAGGCATGAATCACTGGCAACCCGGCAGCGCGGTGCAGGACACGCGCATCGGCATCCGCCCATGGCACGGCCAGGAGACGAAAGTCCGTCCCGTAGCGAAACAGGCCACAGTTGCGCCGCAACCGCAGGCATGA
- a CDS encoding DUF1302 domain-containing protein, which produces MNNKELLQTSRRLAVAMLALNAPQALGFESIKFDDGTVLEMSLHLSYQNLKRINGVDPGYNDLRVTDLSTLMKKTAWLNSDDGDNSIAKHGTISNRVSGLLEVNLTRENYRAFVRANAFYDAVFWHDNNSSAQGSFNGAGPSNQYSDFAKDLLGKRARLLDAYVQGRWRYGEEQENALTLRVGRQVVNWGEGLLFMGIGGSMNPMDMVKGLTPGVPIQELFLPTEQVYAKLELGEDLTLLGYKKWRFRETEVAPVGTYFSPNDQVGPGSSYLSALSAVHPMLADFGLGGIAATIGDYGAPRTEDVGRTSKGQWGIGLKYQLTNETGIGLYHLRYNEVTPLPEFGFGSSYWRLGKGFAAANDPLADILAWTNLLPSSFHIRYMNDIRLTGASFTTRLGEFNVAGEIAYRDGAPLLMADQHYNLARGKIVNAQLSAIKMWGPEFMFGLLKADQAQLAAEIAASRVISYATPPASGQPGTYPALVQAFLPPGSVPVSGQPGLMYDRTTAAYALNGQFSYNNLFTGWDMAVPISYKQQLRGNPAMQGWNSGLGGKNDRQAGLGIKFTYQQNLELGLQYAWYGGKLDVGTVPFNHSSRSAVWADRDFIAFTAAYHL; this is translated from the coding sequence ATGAACAACAAGGAGCTGCTTCAGACAAGCCGCCGGCTGGCCGTCGCCATGCTGGCGCTCAACGCGCCGCAGGCGCTGGGCTTCGAGTCGATCAAGTTCGACGACGGCACGGTGCTGGAAATGTCCCTGCACCTGAGCTACCAGAACCTGAAGCGGATCAATGGCGTCGATCCCGGCTACAACGATCTGCGCGTCACCGACCTGTCCACGCTGATGAAGAAGACGGCCTGGCTCAACTCGGACGACGGCGACAACAGCATCGCCAAGCACGGCACCATCAGCAACCGCGTCAGCGGCCTGCTCGAAGTCAACCTGACGCGAGAAAACTACCGCGCCTTCGTGCGCGCCAACGCCTTCTACGACGCGGTCTTCTGGCACGACAACAACAGCAGCGCGCAAGGCTCGTTCAACGGCGCCGGCCCGAGCAACCAGTACTCGGACTTCGCGAAGGATCTGCTCGGCAAGCGCGCCCGCCTGCTCGACGCCTACGTGCAAGGCCGCTGGCGCTACGGCGAGGAACAGGAAAACGCGCTGACGCTGAGAGTCGGCCGCCAGGTGGTGAACTGGGGCGAGGGCCTGCTGTTCATGGGCATCGGCGGCTCGATGAACCCGATGGACATGGTCAAGGGCCTGACGCCGGGCGTGCCGATCCAGGAGCTATTCCTGCCCACCGAGCAGGTCTACGCCAAGCTGGAACTCGGCGAGGATCTCACCCTGCTCGGCTACAAGAAATGGCGCTTCCGCGAAACCGAGGTGGCGCCGGTCGGCACCTATTTCAGCCCGAACGACCAGGTCGGGCCGGGCTCCAGCTACCTGAGCGCATTGAGCGCCGTCCATCCCATGCTCGCCGATTTCGGCCTCGGCGGCATCGCGGCGACCATCGGCGACTACGGCGCGCCGCGCACCGAGGACGTCGGCCGCACCTCGAAAGGCCAGTGGGGCATCGGTCTGAAGTATCAGCTCACCAACGAAACCGGCATCGGCCTCTACCACCTGCGCTACAACGAAGTCACGCCGCTGCCGGAGTTCGGCTTCGGCAGCAGCTACTGGCGTCTGGGCAAGGGCTTTGCCGCCGCCAACGATCCCCTTGCCGACATCCTCGCCTGGACCAACCTGCTGCCCTCCTCCTTCCACATCCGCTACATGAACGACATCAGGCTCACCGGCGCGAGCTTCACGACGCGGCTGGGCGAGTTCAACGTCGCCGGCGAGATCGCCTACCGCGACGGCGCGCCGCTGCTGATGGCCGACCAGCACTACAACCTGGCGCGCGGCAAGATCGTCAACGCCCAGCTCTCGGCGATCAAGATGTGGGGGCCGGAATTCATGTTCGGTCTGCTCAAGGCCGATCAGGCGCAACTCGCCGCGGAAATCGCCGCCAGCCGCGTCATCAGCTACGCGACGCCGCCGGCCTCGGGCCAGCCGGGTACCTACCCCGCCCTGGTCCAGGCCTTCCTGCCACCCGGCAGCGTACCCGTCTCGGGCCAGCCGGGGCTGATGTATGACCGCACCACCGCGGCCTATGCGCTGAACGGCCAGTTCTCCTACAACAACCTGTTCACCGGCTGGGACATGGCCGTCCCGATCAGCTACAAGCAGCAACTGCGCGGCAACCCGGCGATGCAGGGCTGGAACTCCGGTCTCGGTGGCAAGAACGACCGCCAGGCCGGTCTCGGCATCAAGTTCACCTACCAGCAGAACCTCGAACTCGGCCTCCAGTACGCCTGGTACGGCGGCAAGCTCGACGTCGGCACGGTGCCCTTCAATCACTCATCCAGATCGGCCGTCTGGGCCGACCGGGACTTCATCGCCTTCACGGCGGCATATCACCTTTAG
- a CDS encoding DUF1329 domain-containing protein: MQYRKSKFALSVIAALSALGSASAVHAKASPEEIARLGKDLTCIGAEKTGTASGVAEFTGKWNGAAPGMTTEPGKHPVDPYASEKPLLTITAQNMAQHADKLSPGQQAMFKKYPNTYKMHIYPSHRDFAYDESICQVVAKNAAEAELSADGASAPTANKGGVPFPFPKSGLELVWNGNFPSRAFVEYRDTDLAMVYANGTIQWGAQLFWALNRNNDPKLRGTRHEGVGNYGRIVALLPEREKGAMTRTIDDFTLGKGARLAWQYIPGNRRVRQAPDFGFDMPNPSTGGTLTIDEMRLFNGSHERYDWKLIGKKEMYIPYNGYKLESPAVGSNKYAKLLTPHHENPDFVRWELHRVWVLEGKIKKNYRHLYATRILYLDEDSWQYVMSDIFDTRGNLWRYNWINTYYLPGPNIFNQVTAFYHDLHSGNYTAYDLTQAKPKTAVIDAPGVEYANTAFYSIENLSNSGY, translated from the coding sequence ATGCAATATCGCAAGTCGAAGTTCGCATTGAGCGTCATCGCAGCCCTATCGGCCCTGGGCAGCGCCAGCGCCGTCCATGCCAAGGCCAGTCCGGAGGAGATCGCCCGGCTCGGCAAGGATCTGACCTGCATCGGCGCGGAAAAGACCGGCACGGCATCGGGCGTCGCCGAATTCACCGGCAAGTGGAACGGCGCGGCGCCGGGCATGACCACCGAGCCCGGCAAGCATCCGGTCGACCCGTATGCCAGCGAGAAGCCGCTGCTGACCATCACGGCGCAGAACATGGCGCAACACGCCGACAAGCTCTCGCCCGGCCAGCAGGCGATGTTCAAGAAGTACCCGAACACCTACAAGATGCACATCTACCCCTCGCACCGCGACTTCGCCTATGACGAAAGTATCTGTCAGGTCGTCGCCAAGAACGCCGCCGAAGCCGAGCTGTCCGCCGACGGCGCGAGCGCGCCGACCGCCAACAAGGGCGGCGTGCCCTTCCCCTTTCCGAAGAGCGGCCTCGAACTCGTCTGGAACGGCAACTTCCCGAGCCGCGCCTTCGTCGAATACCGCGACACCGACCTGGCGATGGTCTATGCGAACGGCACCATCCAGTGGGGCGCCCAGCTCTTCTGGGCGCTCAACCGCAACAACGACCCCAAATTGCGCGGCACCAGGCACGAAGGCGTCGGCAACTACGGCCGCATCGTCGCCCTGCTGCCCGAACGCGAGAAAGGCGCCATGACGCGCACCATCGACGACTTCACGCTCGGCAAGGGCGCGCGCCTGGCCTGGCAGTACATCCCAGGCAACCGCCGCGTCCGCCAGGCGCCGGACTTCGGCTTCGACATGCCCAATCCGTCGACCGGAGGCACCCTGACCATCGACGAGATGCGCCTGTTCAACGGCTCGCACGAACGCTACGACTGGAAGCTCATCGGCAAGAAGGAGATGTACATCCCCTACAACGGCTACAAGCTGGAAAGCCCGGCCGTCGGCTCCAACAAGTACGCCAAACTGCTCACGCCGCACCATGAGAATCCGGACTTCGTGCGCTGGGAGCTGCATCGCGTCTGGGTGCTCGAAGGCAAGATCAAGAAGAACTATCGCCACCTGTACGCCACCCGGATTCTCTACCTGGACGAGGATAGCTGGCAGTACGTGATGAGCGACATCTTCGACACGCGCGGCAATCTCTGGCGCTATAACTGGATCAACACCTACTACCTGCCGGGCCCGAACATCTTCAACCAGGTCACCGCCTTCTATCACGATCTGCACTCGGGCAATTACACGGCCTACGACCTGACCCAGGCCAAGCCGAAAACCGCCGTCATCGACGCCCCCGGCGTGGAATACGCCAATACCGCGTTCTATTCCATCGAGAACCTGTCGAACAGCGGTTACTGA
- a CDS encoding 4Fe-4S dicluster domain-containing protein, with the protein MSTQLPAFTQRQVSMVLDLNKCLGCHTCSIACKKMWNTDPGTDYTYWNNVETMPGKGYPANYPQIGGRTETGKVKRGQIPNMDTGYGRSWSFNHKDVLASTGQPVKLWIKPKEEVKWGPNFDEDEGTGHYPQDNHYFYLPRLCNHCTHPACLDACPRGAIEKREHDGIVLVNQDRCHGYRFCVEACPYKKVYFDHVRQVSAKCIFCAPRVEEGVAPACARQCPGRLRFVGYRDDQDGPIWKLVEKYQVALPLHGEWGLGPNVFYVPPMSPSKMDDRGRPTGEPRIPLAYLESLFGPRVKDVLNLLHAERDKKKRGEKSELMDLLIAYNWNDNFKLEPQQREVFGERH; encoded by the coding sequence ATGAGCACACAGCTTCCCGCCTTCACCCAACGCCAAGTATCGATGGTGCTGGATTTGAACAAATGCCTGGGCTGCCACACGTGCAGCATCGCCTGCAAGAAGATGTGGAACACGGATCCGGGCACGGACTACACCTACTGGAACAACGTCGAGACCATGCCCGGGAAAGGCTACCCGGCGAACTACCCGCAGATCGGCGGGCGCACCGAGACGGGCAAAGTCAAGCGCGGCCAGATTCCCAACATGGACACCGGCTACGGCCGCTCCTGGAGCTTCAACCACAAGGACGTCCTGGCCTCCACCGGGCAGCCGGTCAAGCTCTGGATCAAGCCCAAGGAAGAAGTCAAATGGGGCCCGAACTTCGACGAAGACGAAGGCACGGGCCACTACCCGCAGGACAACCACTACTTCTACCTGCCGCGGCTGTGCAACCACTGCACCCACCCGGCCTGCCTGGACGCCTGCCCGCGCGGCGCGATCGAAAAGCGCGAGCACGACGGCATCGTCCTGGTCAACCAGGATCGCTGCCACGGCTACCGCTTCTGCGTCGAAGCCTGCCCATACAAAAAGGTGTACTTCGACCACGTGCGCCAGGTCTCGGCCAAATGCATCTTCTGCGCGCCGCGCGTCGAAGAAGGCGTGGCACCGGCCTGCGCGCGCCAATGTCCGGGCCGCCTGCGCTTCGTGGGCTACCGCGACGACCAGGACGGGCCGATCTGGAAACTGGTCGAAAAATACCAGGTCGCGCTGCCGCTGCACGGCGAATGGGGCCTGGGGCCGAACGTCTTCTACGTCCCGCCGATGAGCCCGTCGAAAATGGACGATCGTGGGCGTCCGACGGGCGAACCGCGCATCCCGCTGGCCTACCTGGAATCGCTGTTCGGCCCGCGCGTCAAGGACGTGCTGAATCTGCTGCACGCGGAGCGTGACAAAAAGAAGCGCGGGGAAAAGAGCGAACTGATGGATCTCTTGATCGCCTACAACTGGAACGACAACTTCAAGCTGGAGCCGCAGCAACGCGAAGTCTTCGGCGAGCGCCACTGA
- a CDS encoding SDR family NAD(P)-dependent oxidoreductase: protein MNLQRFTDKVVLVTGAASGIGLGTTERLAREGARVLACDINATLLRDETDRLAQQGLDVTAQVLDVTDAASCEAAVAEAVARFSKLDALCNIAGTLLNKRFAEISEAEWQRQMAINVTGIFSLCHAAMPHLLASRGNIVNCASIAGIIGVPYGTAYSASKGAVIMFSRALAVEYAGQGVRVNAICPGAVATPLSQNTILPDDADFNLVGKLLPLLPVMGQPEDIAAGIAFLASDDARFMTGAALVMDGGQTAL from the coding sequence ATGAACCTGCAACGATTCACCGACAAGGTCGTGCTCGTCACCGGCGCCGCTTCCGGCATCGGCCTCGGCACGACCGAACGCCTGGCGCGCGAAGGCGCGCGCGTGCTGGCCTGCGACATCAACGCCACGCTGCTGCGCGACGAGACCGACCGTCTGGCGCAGCAAGGGCTGGACGTCACCGCGCAGGTGCTCGACGTCACCGACGCCGCTTCCTGCGAGGCCGCCGTCGCCGAGGCCGTCGCCAGATTCAGCAAGCTCGACGCGCTCTGCAACATCGCCGGCACGCTGCTCAACAAGCGCTTCGCTGAAATCAGCGAAGCCGAATGGCAGCGCCAGATGGCGATCAACGTCACCGGCATTTTCTCGCTGTGCCACGCAGCGATGCCGCATCTGCTGGCGAGCCGGGGCAACATCGTGAATTGCGCCTCGATCGCCGGCATCATCGGCGTGCCCTACGGCACCGCCTATTCGGCAAGCAAGGGCGCGGTGATCATGTTCTCTCGGGCGCTGGCCGTCGAATACGCCGGCCAGGGCGTGCGCGTCAATGCGATCTGCCCCGGCGCCGTGGCAACGCCGCTGTCCCAGAACACCATCCTGCCCGACGATGCCGACTTCAACCTGGTCGGCAAGCTGCTGCCGCTGCTGCCCGTGATGGGCCAACCCGAGGACATCGCGGCGGGTATTGCCTTCCTCGCCTCCGATGACGCGCGCTTCATGACCGGCGCGGCGCTGGTCATGGACGGCGGCCAGACCGCCCTGTAA
- a CDS encoding acyl-CoA synthetase, which translates to MSKAKTFNLADLFSVVVEAVPEREAIVCGTRRLTYRQLDDRATGLARWLRAKGIQAGDTVGIHAYNCNEFVEACFAAFKLKAIPVNVNYRYTSEELRYLYDNAELKALIYEAELETQNLGALSAAPGLRAIARLNGSGQPGIKDAVDYEQAITAVSAANASLDDIPLSDDDQMLLYTGGTTGMPKGVIWPHKALFYAGFGGGGGFSPSGPIKAPHELVDRINEGMQIRLMPTAPLMHGAGLWATLIGLYGGNTVYLDPLPGFDAERALDTAATEQVNVMTIVGDAMGIPLVDALKANPGRWDLSSLMAISSASALFSEHIQQAMRELISPYIRLVNSMGSSETGQAGVSLEAPKEGLIQLTRNETCDVAVLDGPVQRFAQPGERGILVRMGYLPVGYFKDPVKTAATFATIEGKRCSISGDIARLNEDGTITVFGRDSQCINTGGEKVFTEEVEQAIRSHPDVIDAVVVGVADERWGQRVVGVVALREGGARDGEAIRAHVRQHLAGYKVPKDIVFVDAVKRTPVGKADYVWAKDTAQQTLKQ; encoded by the coding sequence ATGAGCAAAGCCAAGACCTTCAACCTCGCCGATCTATTCAGCGTCGTCGTCGAGGCGGTACCCGAGCGCGAGGCCATCGTCTGCGGCACGCGCCGCCTGACCTATCGCCAGCTCGACGACCGCGCCACAGGCCTTGCCCGCTGGCTGCGCGCCAAGGGCATCCAGGCCGGCGATACCGTCGGCATCCATGCCTACAACTGCAACGAGTTCGTCGAAGCCTGCTTCGCCGCCTTCAAGCTCAAGGCGATTCCGGTCAATGTCAATTACCGCTACACCAGCGAGGAGCTGCGCTATCTCTACGACAACGCCGAACTGAAGGCGCTGATCTACGAAGCCGAACTCGAAACGCAGAACCTCGGCGCCCTCTCCGCCGCGCCGGGCCTGCGCGCCATCGCGCGCCTCAACGGCAGCGGCCAGCCGGGCATCAAAGACGCCGTCGACTACGAACAGGCGATCACGGCGGTCAGCGCGGCCAACGCCTCGCTCGACGACATCCCGCTGTCCGACGACGACCAGATGCTGCTCTACACCGGCGGCACCACCGGCATGCCCAAGGGCGTGATCTGGCCGCACAAGGCGCTGTTCTACGCCGGCTTCGGCGGCGGCGGCGGCTTCAGTCCGAGCGGCCCGATCAAGGCGCCCCACGAACTCGTCGACCGCATCAACGAAGGCATGCAGATCCGCCTGATGCCGACCGCCCCGCTGATGCACGGCGCCGGCCTGTGGGCCACGCTGATCGGCCTCTACGGCGGCAACACCGTGTATCTCGATCCGCTCCCCGGCTTCGATGCCGAGCGCGCGCTCGATACCGCCGCCACCGAGCAGGTCAACGTCATGACCATCGTCGGCGATGCGATGGGCATTCCGCTGGTCGACGCGCTGAAGGCCAACCCGGGACGCTGGGATCTTTCCAGCCTGATGGCGATCTCCTCGGCCAGCGCGCTGTTCTCCGAGCACATCCAGCAGGCCATGCGCGAGCTGATCTCGCCCTACATTCGCCTGGTGAACAGCATGGGCTCGTCGGAAACCGGCCAGGCCGGCGTCAGCCTCGAAGCGCCGAAGGAAGGGCTGATCCAGCTCACCCGCAACGAAACCTGCGACGTCGCCGTGCTCGACGGCCCCGTCCAGCGCTTCGCCCAGCCGGGTGAGCGCGGCATCCTAGTGCGCATGGGCTACCTGCCGGTCGGCTATTTCAAGGATCCGGTCAAGACGGCCGCCACCTTCGCCACCATCGAAGGCAAGCGCTGCTCGATCAGCGGCGACATCGCCCGCCTCAACGAAGACGGCACCATCACCGTATTCGGCCGCGACTCGCAGTGCATCAACACCGGCGGCGAGAAGGTATTCACCGAAGAAGTCGAGCAGGCCATCCGCTCGCATCCCGACGTCATCGACGCGGTGGTCGTCGGCGTGGCCGACGAACGCTGGGGCCAGCGGGTCGTCGGCGTCGTCGCCCTGCGCGAAGGCGGCGCGCGGGACGGCGAAGCGATCCGCGCCCACGTGCGCCAGCATCTGGCCGGCTACAAGGTGCCCAAGGACATCGTCTTCGTCGATGCGGTCAAGCGCACGCCGGTCGGCAAGGCCGACTACGTCTGGGCCAAGGACACGGCCCAGCAGACCCTGAAACAATGA